The Parambassis ranga chromosome 1, fParRan2.1, whole genome shotgun sequence genome includes a region encoding these proteins:
- the fam83gb gene encoding protein FAM83G, whose product MALSQIQCLDDHHVNWRVSESKPEFFYSEDQRLALEALITNGRDAFKDYVHQNGIREFLSEQEQERITRTAEAYRPGHEHHQKPDTPGQSSITPGFGEEAGDGDVSLEYWPDRSEASVAELDLGWPEAISYRGVTRVTVYTQPPADGHTHIKEVVRKSIASAQKVIAVVMDVFTDVDIFRDLLDAAFKRRIPVYIIIDMAAVPCFLSMCGRADMHRGHLKNLRVRCCGGVELFTRSAQKVRGSLSQKFLLVDGDRAISGSYSFTWSSSRLDRNLITVITGQAVETFDLQFRDLYLMSRGVSLNKVPMVDEPIPDPLPQMAPTPVPASVARKLINPKYALVATGTHISPSSSDQNSSNKNSNSQNPTGLKIMKGRLKEVIEEPPIHPGLANLEKAYLIPYLPTWPEPDPPSDVIGFINIRDEKRANQVHLQRSERFEVSQAIRFSSPLAVAAQTEKPVSGQDATAAETPKDPAGNTSPDTSTPVSPTNTSQKDQTDSPQQPSAPPTQDTQPNAHISTPPPKVTADAQSSDNVTQSPETQTTAPPVPKRRTLQLVIDSTISEQHSDAQVTLIKMDPQESHGGSLKKKKTQESTPGHMTSKDNSRDSGSNGDGSQDSTKVMCDQAANEHPSSASTASEEEFYDCSQTTQCDLLTNGVTTGSGRGHRQGDGFNMMARLSQSMLDLREPSHSEDSAALIRQSQQLRRQGHPSPHRHIGQLFQTSRSSGRDISGPKVIIAKPGSFHRPTRTAAPVIGGHRYWQGQMLQPDSAQLRGESRSGRSPRRHSPGYRKTDHSSPQPPGFPSGLLGVSLSKLSNFKHLRARGGASQKKASQSNKAAR is encoded by the exons ATGGCGCTCTCTCAGATCCAGTGTCTGGACGACCACCACGTCAACTGGCGCGTGAGCGAGAGCAAACCAGAGTTTTTCTACAGTGAGGACCAAAGACTAGCGCTCGAGGCTCTCATCACCAATGGCCGCGACGCGTTCAAGGACTACGTCCATCAGAATGGCATCCGGGAGTTCCTCTCGGAACAGGAGCAGGAGCGGATTACACGCACAGCAGAGGCCTACCGGCCTGGGCATGAGCATCACCAGAAGCCAGACACGCCGGGCCAGAGCAGCATTACTCCAGGCTTCGGGGAAGAAGCTGGAGACGGTGATGTGTCCCTGGAGTACTGGCCTGACCGGTCTGAAGCCTCGGTGGCAGAGCTGGACCTGGGCTGGCCCGAGGCTATCTCATACCGAGGGGTCACGCGCGTGACCGTGTACACGCAACCTCCAGCCgatggtcacacacacatcaaggaAGTGGTGCGCAAGAGCATTGCATCAGCTCAGAAG gtgatAGCTGTGGTGATGGATGTGTTTACAGACGTGGATATCTTTCGagacctgctggatgcagcctTCAAACGTAGAATTCCTGTGTACATTATCATCGACATGGCCGCAGTCCCCTGCTTTCTTTCCATGTGTGGCAGAGCTGATATGCATCGTGGACACCTAAAG aatttGCGAGTGCGCTgctgtggaggtgtggagcTCTTCACACGGTCGGCACAGAAGGTCCGTGGATCTTTGAGCCAGAAGTTTCTACTGGTAGATGGAGATAGAGCCATCTCTGGCTCATACAG TTTCACCTGGTCCTCCTCTCGTTTGGACCGTAACCTCATCACTGTCATCACAGGACAGGCAGTGGAGACTTTTGACCTGCAATTTCGTGACCTATACCTCATGTCCAGAGGTGTGTCTCTCAACAAGGTTCCTATGGTAGATGAACCAATCCCAGACCCACTCCCTCAGATGGCTCCTACTCCCGTGCCAGCTTCTGTAGCTCGAAAACTCATCAATCCCAAGTATGCTCTTGTTGCCACGGGAACCCACATAAGTCCTTCCTCCTCTGACCAAAACTCCAGCAACAAGAACTCAAACTCCCAGAATCCCACTGGGCTAAAAATAATGAAAGGACGACTTAAGGAGGTTATTGAGGAGCCACCCATACATCCAGGGTTAGCCAATCTGGAGAAAGCATACCTGATCCCATATCTGCCTACCTGGCCAGAGCCAGACCCACCAAGTGATGTGATAGGCTTTATCAACATCAGGGATGAAAAGAGAGCCAATCAGGTTCATTtacagaggtcagagaggtTTGAGGTTAGTCAGGCTATACGTTTTAGCTCACCACTGGCAGTGGCAGCTCAGACTGAGAAACCTGTTTCAGGTCAGGATGcaacagctgcagaaacacCAAAAGATCCTGCTGGGAATACGAGCCCGGACACCTCTACTCCAGTGAGTCCAACCAACACTTCCCAAAAAGACCAAACAGATTCCCCTCAACAGCCCAGCGCACCTCCAACACAGGACACACAACCAAATGCACACATCTCTACACCACCACCCAAAGTTACTGCTGATGCACAGTCATCAGACAATGTCACGCAATCCCCAGAGACACAAACTACAGCCCCTCCTGTCCCCAAACGCCGCACACTGCAGTTAGTTATAGACTCCACCATCTCAGAGCAGCACAGCGACGCACAGGTTACTCTGATAAAAATGGACCCACAGGAAAGTCATGGTGgctcactgaaaaaaaagaaaacgcaGGAGTCAACACCAGGCCACATGACCTCAAAAGACAACAGCAGGGACTCTGGCAGCAATGGTGATGGCAGCCAAGACAGTACCAAGGTCATGTGTGACCAAGCAGCCAATGAGCATCCTTCAAGCGCGTCCACAGCATCAGAGGAGGAATTTTATGACTGTTCACAGACGACGCAGTGTGACCTGTTGACCAATGGAGTCACAACAGGGTCAGGTCGTGGGCATCGTCAAGGAGATGGGTTCAACATGATGGCCCGCCTCTCTCAGAGTATGCTGGACCTGCGTGAGCCCAGTCACTCAGAGGACAGTGCTGCCCTCATCCGCCAGTCACAGCAGCTGCGCAGGCAGGGACACCCGTCCCCACACAGGCACATAGGACAG TTGTTTCAGACCTCTAGATCTTCCGGGCGTGACATCAGTGGCCCAAAAGTAATCATTGCTAAACCAGGAAGTTTTCATCGTCCCACCCGAACAGCTGCCCCTGTTATAGGAGGACATCGTTACTGGCAGGGCCAAATGCTGCAGCCTGACTCGGCCCAGCTGCGCGGTGAGTCCCGCTCAGGGCGATCACCGCGTCGTCACAGCCCAGGCTACAGGAAGACGGATCATTCATCACCACAGCCACCAGGCTTTCCATCAGGGTTACTGGGAGTGTCTCTATCAAAACTCAGCAATTTCAAACATTTGAGGGCCCGAGGAGGAGCATCACAGAAGAAAGCATCTCAGAGTAATAAGGCTGCAAGATAG